A part of Molothrus aeneus isolate 106 unplaced genomic scaffold, BPBGC_Maene_1.0 scaffold_30, whole genome shotgun sequence genomic DNA contains:
- the LOC136570039 gene encoding RNA-binding protein 4B-like, which produces MVKLFIGNLPREATEQEIRSLFEQYGKVLECDIIKNYGFVHIEDKTAAEDAIRNLHHHKLHGVCINVEASKNKSKASTKLHVGNISPACTNLELRAKFEEYGPVIECDIVKDYAFVHMERAEDAVEAIRGLDNTEFQGKRMRVQLSTSRLRTAPGMGDKSGCYRCGKEGHWSKECPVDRPGQVADFAEAYNEQYGAVRTPYTAGYGETVYYDEAYGGMADYYKRYRVRSYATASAYDAYAEQTMAQYSQYAQYSQVQSSAMAATTAMAGRIPTTLDAYDRALLPTPGAAAAVAAAAATAAAAAASSTYYTRDRSPLRRTAAAASTVGEAYTYERGQLSPVSSVARASLYDLQRFERDPYGERARYSAF; this is translated from the exons ATGGTGAAGCTGTTCATCGGGAACCTGCCGCGGGAGGCGACGGAGCAGGAGATCCGCTCCCTGTTCGAGCAGTACGGGAAGGTGCTGGAGTGCGACATCATCAAGAACTACGGCTTCGTGCACATCGAGGACAAGACGGCGGCCGAGGACGCCATCCGCAACCTGCACCACCACAAGCTGCACGGTGTCTGCATCAATGTGGAGGCCAGCAAGAACAAGAGCAAGGCCTCCACCAAGCTGCACGTGGGCAACATCAGCCCCGCCTGCACCAACCTAGAGCTGCGCGCCAAGTTCGAGGAGTACGGCCCCGTCATCGAATGTGACATCGTCAAGGACTACGCCTTCGTGCACATGGAGCGGGCCGAGGATGCCGTGGAGGCCATCCGGGGGCTGGACAACACCGAGTTCCAAG GCAAGCGGATGCGCGTGCAGCTGTCCACCAGCCGGCTGCGGACGGCGCCCGGGATGGGAGACAAGAGCGGCTGCTACCGCTGCGGGAAGGAGGGGCACTGGTCTAAGGAGTGCCCGGTCGATCGCCCGGGGCAAGTGGCGGACTTTGCCGAGGCCTATAACGAGCAGTACGGAGCCGTGCGCACTCCCTACACCGCGGGCTATGGGGAGACCGTGTATTACGATGAGGCCTACGGCGGGATGGCCGACTACTACAAGCGCTACCGCGTCCGCTCCTACGCCACGGCCTCGGCGTACGACGCCTACGCGGAGCAGACCATGGCCCAGTACTCCCAGTACGCCCAGTACTCCCAGGTCCAGTCCTCGGCCATGGCCGCCACCACGGCCATGGCCGGCCGCATCCCCACCACCTTAGACGCGTACGACCGAGCGCTGCTGCCCACCCCGGGCGCGGCGGCCGCcgtcgccgccgccgccgccaccgccgcggccgccgccgcgtCCTCCACGTATTACACCCGGGACAGGAGCCCCCTGCGCCGCACGGCCGCCGCGGCCAGCACCGTCGGAGAGGCGTACACGTACGAGCGTGGGCAGCTGTCGCCCGTCTCCTCGGTGGCCCGGGCGTCCCTCTACGACCTGCAGCGCTTCGAGCGGGATCCCTACGGGGAGAGGGCGCGATACTCCGCCTTTTGA
- the ZNRD2 gene encoding protein ZNRD2 yields MALNGGTDEAEARRERLDRASQAMGALLLRGYRMLGSSCPQCGTILLQDKEQRLLCVSCQDPEGGHAAAPRPGPPRPERCEGAAAAFRGSPPAAPEPPGADPGADDGTGAAVAAARAALLQKLLWAARELPRSGSVEGSARLCRLVRDCALALRGLRDLEPPGSHPGPPPGQFETF; encoded by the exons ATGGCGCTGAACGGGG gcaCGGACGAGGCCGAggcgcggcgggagcggctgGACCGGGCGAGCCAGGCCATGGGGGCGCTGCTGCTCCGGGGGTACCGAATGCTGGGGAGCTCCTGCCCGCAGTGCGGG acgattctgctgcaggacaaggagcagcGGCTGCTGTGCGTGAGCTGCCAGGACCCCGAGGGGGGACACG ctgccgccccccgccccggccctcCCCGCCCCGAGCGCTGCGAGGGCGCGGCCGCCGCGTTCCGGGGctccccccccgccgccccggaGCCTCCCGGGGCCGATCCCGGCGCCGATGACGGCACCGGAGCCgcggtggcggcggcgcgggcggcgctgctgcagaagctgctctgggcCGCTCGGGAGCTGCCCCGCAGCGGCTCCGTGGAGGGCAGCGCCCGCCTCTGCCGCCTGGTGCGGGACTGCGCCCTGGCCCTGCGGGGGCTGCGGGACCTGGAGCCCCCCGGGAGCCACCCCGGACCCCCTCCGGGGCAGTTTGAGACATTCTGA